Proteins encoded in a region of the Streptomyces sp. NBC_01298 genome:
- a CDS encoding GNAT family N-acetyltransferase, producing the protein MICYGQAVLDLADELVDAYADVFSAPPWNEDEETIRQFAARLPADARRRGFRTAFIQSATGIDGFATGWLTPAAFPKNRAYAQVAAQLGSARVKELLTGALEIDELAVRPYARGRGTARDLLAEITTDAPDRRAWLLTSRLAKNTVATYRRLGWHEVAPLPGTETGVIVFLSPDHPNRAA; encoded by the coding sequence GTGATCTGCTACGGACAGGCCGTCCTCGACCTCGCGGACGAACTGGTCGACGCCTACGCCGACGTCTTCTCCGCCCCGCCGTGGAACGAAGACGAAGAAACCATTCGCCAGTTCGCCGCCCGTCTCCCGGCCGACGCCCGGCGCCGTGGTTTCCGTACCGCCTTCATCCAGTCCGCCACGGGCATCGACGGCTTCGCGACGGGCTGGCTCACCCCGGCGGCCTTCCCGAAGAACCGTGCGTACGCCCAGGTCGCGGCGCAGCTCGGGTCGGCCCGGGTGAAGGAACTCCTCACCGGGGCGCTGGAGATAGACGAACTCGCGGTACGCCCCTACGCACGCGGCCGCGGCACCGCCCGGGACCTCCTCGCCGAGATCACCACCGACGCCCCGGACCGCCGCGCCTGGCTGCTGACCAGCCGCCTGGCCAAGAACACGGTGGCCACGTACCGCCGCCTGGGCTGGCACGAGGTGGCCCCCCTCCCCGGCACGGAGACGGGCGTCATCGTCTTCCTCTCCCCGGACCACCCGAACCGGGCGGCATAA
- a CDS encoding DUF445 domain-containing protein, with amino-acid sequence MFSEADEERRHGVRRMKRTATGLLILVALIYVAAKWAEHAGAGGWAGYVAAGAEAGMVGALADWFAVTALFRRPLGLPIPHTAIIPTKKDQLGVSLGEFVGENFLSADVVRTRLRALGIGGRLGAWLAEPAHADRVTAELATALRGALTVLRDSDVQAVVGEAITRRAETAEIAPGIGKTLEKVVADGGHRRVVDLVCARAYDWLVTHAESVEAAVQGGAPGWTPRFVDRKIGDRVYKELLRFVQEMRDMPEHPARGAVDRFLADFAADLQSDTETRARVERLKSEILQREEIQDVIASTWTAVRSMIISAAEDERSALRLRVRSSLMSLGSRLATDGRLQDKVEGWIEGAVVYVVTTYRKEITSLITDTVAGWDAEHTSRKIEAHIGRDLQFIRINGTVVGALAGLLIYTVSRAFGA; translated from the coding sequence GTGTTCAGCGAGGCGGACGAGGAGCGTCGCCATGGCGTCCGCCGGATGAAGCGGACCGCCACCGGCCTGCTGATCCTGGTCGCGCTGATCTACGTGGCGGCGAAGTGGGCGGAGCACGCGGGCGCGGGCGGCTGGGCCGGGTACGTGGCGGCCGGAGCCGAGGCGGGCATGGTCGGCGCGCTCGCGGACTGGTTCGCCGTCACCGCGCTCTTCCGGCGGCCGCTCGGCCTGCCCATCCCGCACACCGCGATCATCCCGACGAAGAAGGACCAGCTCGGCGTCTCGCTCGGGGAGTTCGTCGGGGAGAACTTCCTCTCCGCCGACGTGGTCCGTACGAGGCTGCGCGCCCTCGGCATCGGCGGCCGGCTCGGTGCCTGGCTGGCCGAGCCCGCGCACGCCGACCGGGTCACGGCGGAGCTGGCCACCGCCCTGCGCGGGGCGCTGACCGTCCTGCGGGACTCCGATGTGCAGGCCGTCGTGGGCGAGGCGATCACGCGGCGGGCGGAGACGGCGGAGATCGCGCCGGGCATCGGCAAGACGCTGGAGAAGGTCGTCGCGGACGGCGGCCACCGCCGGGTCGTGGACCTGGTGTGCGCGCGGGCGTACGACTGGCTCGTCACCCACGCCGAGTCGGTCGAGGCGGCGGTGCAGGGCGGGGCGCCGGGCTGGACCCCGAGGTTCGTGGACCGCAAGATCGGCGACCGCGTCTACAAGGAACTGCTCCGCTTCGTCCAGGAGATGCGGGACATGCCGGAGCACCCGGCGCGCGGGGCGGTGGACCGCTTCCTCGCGGACTTCGCGGCGGACCTCCAGTCGGACACGGAGACGCGGGCGCGGGTGGAGCGCCTGAAGTCGGAGATCCTGCAGCGGGAGGAGATCCAGGACGTGATCGCCTCCACCTGGACGGCGGTCCGCTCGATGATCATCTCGGCGGCCGAGGACGAACGCAGCGCGCTGCGCCTGCGGGTCCGTTCCTCGCTGATGTCCCTGGGCTCGAGGCTGGCCACGGACGGCCGGCTCCAGGACAAGGTGGAGGGCTGGATCGAGGGCGCGGTGGTGTACGTGGTCACCACGTACCGCAAGGAGATCACCTCCCTCATCACGGACACGGTGGCGGGCTGGGACGCGGAGCACACCTCGCGCAAGATCGAGGCCCACATCGGCCGCGACCTCCAGTTCATCCGCATCAACGGCACGGTGGTCGGCGCCCTGGCGGGCCTCCTGATCTACACGGTGTCGCGGGCCTTCGGCGCGTAG
- a CDS encoding helix-turn-helix transcriptional regulator, producing MEQPGEEFGPWLSRQLSRMNMTQSDLGDRLGLTGAVLSAWVNGRSGPRDETKHALAELFGTDAASVPSRSTAVPPEPPRRWHHRPAHADGGREYGNAATFAFDADMSVLAREATQNSLDERHDPSVPVRMHYTLHELSGEFLSDFLAALRWEDLRPHYDQAASAEQKVSRSLRAALDDLETRKSLLLLRVDDYNANGLTGPEYQDGRFAAVVRRQLDSHKEAGGRAGGSYGLGKATLWAASRFGLVLINSTLSEPYEGRTERRVIGRLDLPWRQVGGEAFAGPAWFGEPDSEPTHKDVSRSWWASGDVVRSLHLERRDGTPGTSFLVVGAHDASGDAEELQDLHEKLVRSLADGFWAAMIGGRDAGPLLDVRVSALRNGRVVIGEERVDPHSRHPALSRALQCHLDGRVVDVLTSADQVARVEVPLIVTPRKGHGRVRDKGREHRAVLLLTPAADTDEKHSRVVCMRGNRMTITEHRPRELPLGTTPFQAVLLAGYATDRTGEDVDLAEAFLRASEPPEHDRWDRTEELTSLYERGAVSRLKEFRGDVDKAVRGLVGRRDVNRSGGPAVLRDLLKLGVPTAAQRRTQSFPVVRSVDARVDDAGAWNVTVEIKLPDAEDPWLLTPVAKFDVRSGGRPVVDWAELVASVDCRVEAGDLVVDPGVRTAVFHGVTDPRTHPVHGGFARLVVEVQKARGGVK from the coding sequence ATGGAGCAGCCGGGCGAGGAGTTCGGTCCGTGGCTCTCGCGTCAGTTGAGCCGCATGAACATGACGCAATCCGATCTTGGTGATCGGCTGGGGCTGACTGGGGCGGTTCTCTCCGCGTGGGTCAATGGACGGAGCGGGCCGCGAGACGAGACCAAACATGCTCTCGCCGAGTTGTTCGGCACGGATGCCGCATCGGTGCCCAGCCGATCCACCGCTGTCCCACCCGAACCCCCCCGACGCTGGCACCATCGTCCGGCCCACGCCGACGGAGGCCGTGAATATGGCAACGCCGCCACCTTCGCCTTCGATGCGGACATGTCCGTGCTGGCCCGGGAAGCGACCCAGAACTCCCTCGACGAGCGCCACGACCCGAGTGTTCCCGTGCGCATGCACTACACCCTGCACGAACTGAGCGGAGAGTTCCTTTCGGACTTCCTTGCTGCTCTGCGCTGGGAGGATCTGCGACCGCACTACGACCAAGCGGCGTCGGCCGAGCAGAAGGTCTCGAGGAGCCTGCGGGCGGCACTGGACGATCTGGAGACGCGGAAGTCCCTCCTCCTGCTCCGCGTCGACGACTACAACGCCAACGGCCTCACCGGCCCCGAGTATCAGGACGGGCGCTTCGCCGCCGTGGTCAGGCGTCAGCTCGACAGTCACAAGGAGGCCGGTGGTCGGGCGGGCGGGTCCTACGGTCTGGGGAAGGCCACACTATGGGCCGCGAGTCGATTCGGCCTCGTGCTGATCAACTCCACCCTCTCCGAGCCGTATGAAGGGCGTACGGAGCGACGCGTCATTGGACGGTTGGACCTTCCGTGGAGGCAGGTGGGAGGCGAGGCGTTCGCGGGCCCGGCTTGGTTCGGCGAGCCCGACTCCGAACCCACCCACAAGGACGTGTCGCGCTCCTGGTGGGCGAGCGGGGATGTGGTCCGCAGCCTCCATCTCGAAAGGAGGGACGGAACTCCTGGGACGTCCTTCCTCGTGGTGGGCGCGCACGACGCCTCGGGAGATGCGGAAGAGTTGCAGGACCTCCACGAAAAGTTGGTCCGCTCGCTTGCCGACGGGTTCTGGGCAGCCATGATCGGAGGACGCGACGCGGGCCCGCTGTTGGACGTCCGGGTGAGCGCCCTGCGCAACGGCCGTGTGGTCATCGGGGAAGAGAGGGTCGACCCGCATTCCCGACATCCGGCCCTGAGCCGAGCGTTGCAGTGCCACCTCGACGGCAGGGTGGTGGACGTGCTTACATCAGCCGACCAGGTGGCCCGTGTCGAGGTCCCGCTGATAGTGACGCCCCGAAAAGGCCATGGACGGGTGCGCGACAAGGGCAGGGAGCACCGCGCGGTCCTCTTGCTCACCCCGGCGGCCGATACGGATGAGAAGCACAGCCGCGTCGTCTGCATGCGTGGCAACCGCATGACCATCACGGAACACAGGCCGCGCGAGTTGCCGCTCGGCACCACGCCTTTCCAGGCAGTCCTCCTTGCCGGGTACGCGACGGATCGTACGGGTGAGGACGTGGACCTCGCCGAGGCGTTCCTGCGTGCTTCGGAGCCACCCGAGCACGACCGTTGGGACCGCACGGAGGAACTGACCTCCCTCTACGAGCGTGGTGCCGTCAGCCGGCTCAAGGAGTTTCGCGGTGACGTGGACAAGGCGGTACGCGGCCTCGTGGGGAGGCGGGACGTCAACCGATCCGGGGGCCCTGCGGTGTTGAGGGACCTCCTGAAGCTGGGTGTGCCCACAGCGGCGCAACGGAGGACACAGAGCTTCCCCGTGGTCCGGAGCGTCGATGCGCGCGTCGATGATGCCGGGGCTTGGAACGTGACCGTGGAAATCAAGCTGCCCGATGCGGAGGATCCCTGGCTGCTGACGCCGGTGGCGAAGTTCGACGTGCGCTCCGGTGGCAGGCCGGTGGTCGATTGGGCCGAGCTCGTCGCGTCCGTCGACTGTCGTGTGGAGGCGGGCGACCTGGTGGTCGACCCCGGGGTACGCACGGCCGTGTTCCATGGTGTGACCGATCCCCGCACCCACCCGGTGCATGGTGGGTTCGCCCGCCTTGTGGTGGAGGTCCAGAAGGCGCGCGGGGGTGTGAAGTGA
- a CDS encoding very short patch repair endonuclease encodes MSRQKSKDTGIEMALRRALHAAGLRYRVHRRPAKGVRREADIVFGPTRVAVFVDGCFWHGCPEHVTWPRRNAEFWRAKIEGNRARDHDTDVRLAESGWLSLRVWEHESPDEAAVRIVRAVEERRSGRVSAGR; translated from the coding sequence ATGAGCCGCCAGAAGAGCAAGGACACCGGGATTGAGATGGCCTTGCGGCGAGCCTTGCACGCGGCGGGCTTGCGCTACCGGGTCCATCGTCGACCGGCGAAGGGGGTGCGACGCGAAGCCGACATCGTCTTCGGCCCCACACGGGTCGCCGTCTTCGTGGACGGCTGCTTCTGGCACGGATGTCCCGAACACGTGACGTGGCCCCGACGAAATGCCGAGTTCTGGCGAGCCAAGATCGAGGGAAACCGGGCACGGGACCACGACACCGACGTGCGCCTCGCCGAGTCCGGCTGGCTGTCGCTCCGGGTGTGGGAACACGAGAGTCCCGACGAAGCCGCCGTCCGCATCGTGCGGGCAGTCGAGGAACGGCGGTCCGGCCGCGTGTCCGCCGGGCGGTGA
- a CDS encoding DUF6339 family protein translates to MNREDLPSMLGFLSDAAVAKHLSRAVQTGQATPPQMALRKASEELAPGSRWRTAPVRDLVEQAMIRHDGNRAAADGWLAPRLHATLRMTRAEAADNRLWNHLAMVVAPDYVAWRHSRLDADAGQGAATVTRFSGPHYTQAFSRLWWAAELFRDGSDYRPVEVACRLQDVLQTTMRLDVIDHRPTAQAILKILGRRLAAGERRMGDRVNALSAAVNAAGSTLVYEVLAPDGGPETDALRDWIDESEHAAAVPWERLPEGPDDGTVRQASVEALVPIFDRLLAEAPLRDRGARRKGLAEPVSAGVSLAKPSDRA, encoded by the coding sequence ATGAATCGTGAGGATCTCCCCTCGATGCTGGGCTTCCTGTCCGATGCCGCTGTGGCCAAGCATCTGAGCCGCGCGGTGCAGACCGGCCAGGCGACACCGCCGCAGATGGCCCTGCGCAAAGCATCCGAGGAACTTGCTCCTGGATCTCGATGGCGTACGGCACCGGTACGCGACCTCGTGGAGCAGGCGATGATCCGACACGACGGCAACCGGGCGGCCGCAGACGGGTGGTTGGCTCCGCGCCTGCACGCGACGCTGCGCATGACACGTGCGGAGGCCGCGGACAACCGGTTGTGGAACCACCTGGCCATGGTCGTGGCCCCGGACTACGTCGCGTGGAGGCATAGCCGGTTGGACGCGGATGCGGGGCAGGGCGCGGCGACAGTGACGCGTTTCTCGGGGCCGCACTACACGCAGGCCTTCTCGCGGCTGTGGTGGGCGGCCGAGCTCTTTCGGGACGGATCGGACTACCGTCCGGTCGAGGTCGCCTGCCGGCTGCAGGACGTGCTCCAGACGACCATGCGTCTTGACGTCATCGATCATCGTCCTACGGCACAGGCGATCTTGAAGATCCTCGGTAGGCGGCTCGCCGCAGGAGAGCGGCGTATGGGAGATAGGGTCAACGCTCTGTCGGCTGCGGTGAACGCGGCGGGCAGCACCTTGGTGTACGAGGTGCTCGCTCCTGACGGAGGACCCGAGACCGATGCGCTTCGCGACTGGATCGACGAGTCGGAGCACGCGGCGGCGGTTCCTTGGGAGCGGCTGCCGGAGGGTCCCGACGACGGAACCGTGCGACAGGCCTCTGTCGAGGCGTTGGTTCCGATCTTCGACCGGCTCCTGGCCGAGGCCCCACTGCGCGACAGGGGGGCGAGAAGGAAGGGCCTCGCGGAGCCCGTCTCGGCCGGCGTGAGCCTCGCCAAGCCGTCGGACCGTGCGTGA
- a CDS encoding class I SAM-dependent methyltransferase has translation MPDRALSFGARAEAYERFRPGYPPELFDLVREYAGGPVTSALEIGAGTGKATRLFAGQGVTVTATDPDGAMLRELRKHVRASGVSTVRASLEDLRPGRRRYGLVYAVAALHWTVPEGRWARVAALLEPAGVFASAGGQVRPADPAVTEAVRAARAPFLESDEVPSPDGTPPGDAMQWPGTELRRAGSAWFGGVRQVVIDRRLTMSADEYTGYLSTVSAYAALPALEREQVFRGIARVLPERVEIVADLVVHLARRR, from the coding sequence ATGCCCGATCGTGCGCTGAGCTTCGGAGCGCGGGCGGAAGCGTACGAGCGGTTCCGGCCGGGGTATCCCCCGGAGTTGTTCGACCTCGTGCGGGAGTACGCCGGCGGTCCGGTCACGAGCGCCCTCGAAATCGGGGCCGGGACCGGGAAAGCGACCCGGCTGTTCGCCGGACAGGGGGTCACGGTCACCGCGACCGACCCGGACGGGGCCATGCTCCGCGAGCTGCGCAAGCACGTGCGGGCCTCCGGCGTCAGCACCGTACGGGCCTCCCTCGAGGACCTACGGCCCGGCCGCCGGCGGTACGGGCTGGTCTACGCGGTGGCGGCCCTGCACTGGACGGTCCCGGAGGGCCGGTGGGCGCGGGTGGCCGCCCTGCTGGAGCCGGCGGGGGTGTTCGCCTCGGCAGGCGGGCAGGTGCGGCCCGCCGACCCGGCCGTGACCGAAGCCGTTCGCGCGGCGCGGGCTCCGTTCCTGGAGAGCGACGAGGTCCCGTCCCCGGACGGAACACCGCCCGGGGACGCCATGCAGTGGCCGGGGACCGAACTCCGGCGGGCCGGCTCCGCCTGGTTCGGCGGTGTGCGGCAGGTCGTCATCGACCGCCGGCTGACGATGAGCGCCGACGAGTACACCGGCTACCTCTCCACCGTCTCGGCCTATGCCGCGCTCCCGGCCCTCGAGCGGGAGCAGGTGTTCCGCGGGATCGCGCGGGTCCTGCCCGAGCGCGTCGAGATCGTCGCCGACTTGGTCGTCCATCTCGCCCGGCGCCGCTGA
- a CDS encoding DNA cytosine methyltransferase produces the protein MSKNQPQSSQPGEIRVMDLFAGAGGFSAGFAGYKPSGVSPFKSVAAVEFDAAAASTYAANFGGSHVYPGDIAHFDATPYKGQVDVIMGGPPCQGFSGLGKQNPDDPRNELWQEYVKVVAKVHPKLFVIENVDRFLRSPQFDDLRTASETPGHPLYDYTVVPAMMNAADYGVPQARRRVIVICTHKDFGTPLRHPEPTHAKNGPVIDTDPAQGSLFDGSAIRPRWEPVSKVFGTSAKRRLLEEMPGPRGGNALVDGVPGHYLTTDLHFRRHPEDLSRARYMAIKKNGNRNDLRGVSYRMDAAGNIRLSTDAGYAEIEGEEISLSTPSWDNHNSGSGDVMGRLRMHTPSVTIRTEFYKPEKGRYLHPTADRPITHYEAALIQGFPSKFKWFGTKVQIARQIGNAVPVGLGSTLAEAIHTYLAPRM, from the coding sequence ATGAGCAAGAACCAGCCTCAGTCGTCTCAGCCCGGGGAGATCCGGGTCATGGACCTGTTTGCCGGGGCTGGTGGCTTTTCCGCTGGTTTCGCCGGATACAAGCCGAGTGGCGTGAGTCCCTTCAAGTCGGTCGCGGCAGTGGAGTTCGACGCAGCGGCGGCCTCCACCTACGCCGCCAACTTCGGTGGTTCACACGTGTACCCGGGTGACATCGCGCACTTCGACGCAACCCCGTACAAGGGCCAGGTCGACGTGATCATGGGCGGGCCTCCGTGTCAGGGCTTCTCCGGGCTCGGCAAGCAGAACCCTGACGACCCCCGAAACGAGCTGTGGCAGGAGTACGTCAAGGTGGTGGCCAAGGTCCACCCCAAACTGTTCGTGATCGAGAACGTGGACCGCTTCCTGAGGTCTCCCCAGTTCGACGATCTCCGCACTGCCTCCGAAACGCCGGGTCACCCCCTGTACGACTACACCGTGGTGCCGGCGATGATGAACGCTGCCGACTACGGGGTCCCGCAGGCTCGGCGCCGCGTGATCGTGATCTGCACGCACAAGGATTTCGGGACCCCGCTCCGGCATCCCGAGCCGACGCACGCGAAGAACGGGCCCGTGATCGATACCGATCCCGCACAAGGATCACTCTTCGACGGGTCCGCGATCAGGCCTCGCTGGGAGCCCGTTTCAAAGGTTTTCGGTACGTCTGCCAAGCGCCGCCTCCTAGAGGAGATGCCCGGACCTCGGGGCGGGAACGCTCTCGTCGACGGCGTGCCGGGGCATTACCTCACGACCGACCTCCACTTCCGCCGGCACCCGGAAGATCTTTCCCGCGCGCGGTACATGGCGATCAAGAAGAACGGAAACCGGAACGACCTGCGCGGCGTTTCCTACCGCATGGATGCGGCAGGAAATATCCGCCTGTCCACGGATGCCGGGTACGCCGAGATCGAGGGAGAGGAAATCTCCCTCTCGACACCGAGCTGGGACAATCACAATTCCGGGTCCGGAGACGTGATGGGGCGTCTCCGGATGCACACGCCCTCCGTCACCATTCGCACGGAATTCTACAAGCCGGAAAAGGGGCGCTATCTCCACCCCACGGCGGATCGCCCCATCACCCACTACGAGGCGGCCCTCATTCAAGGGTTCCCGTCAAAATTCAAGTGGTTCGGGACGAAGGTTCAGATCGCCCGCCAGATCGGCAATGCCGTACCCGTCGGCCTCGGCTCGACCCTGGCCGAGGCCATCCACACCTACCTGGCACCGCGTATGTGA
- a CDS encoding DNA cytosine methyltransferase, with translation MRSLDVCSGAGGLALGLEQAGFDPVLLLDNRDVAVETLRWNRPHWKVLETNLLDFDPCEHQQTYDVDLLSAGLPRVKATATAGRRDSDVELELLRATMMLMHGVQPKALLVENVPDLATKPAYEAIRDYVAAELSHLGYRHRWLVINAADYGVPQMRRQGILVAFKGDVLDAFVEPLATVNKHLSVGEALVESMSRRGWPDAARWAAQAVEPAPTLVGGSWARGGADLGPTGSKGAWARMGVDGGTVADEVPDETFHWDPALGRPGMMPLTVDQAALLQGFPPEWRIAGRKTARYRQIGHASPPPVGRTLGAAIASALRA, from the coding sequence ATGCGATCCCTGGACGTCTGCTCGGGCGCCGGCGGTCTCGCACTGGGCCTGGAGCAGGCGGGATTCGACCCCGTGCTACTTCTCGACAATCGGGACGTGGCCGTCGAGACGCTCAGATGGAACAGACCCCACTGGAAGGTTCTGGAGACGAACCTCCTGGACTTCGACCCCTGTGAGCACCAGCAGACGTACGACGTAGACCTGCTGTCCGCAGGTCTACCCCGTGTGAAGGCCACGGCCACCGCCGGTCGACGTGACAGCGACGTCGAGCTCGAGCTGCTGCGCGCCACCATGATGCTCATGCACGGAGTGCAGCCGAAGGCCCTGCTCGTCGAGAACGTGCCCGACCTGGCGACCAAGCCGGCCTATGAGGCGATCCGCGACTATGTGGCCGCGGAACTCTCCCACCTCGGCTATCGGCACAGGTGGCTCGTGATCAACGCTGCCGACTACGGGGTCCCCCAGATGCGACGTCAGGGCATCCTGGTCGCGTTCAAAGGCGATGTTCTCGACGCGTTCGTCGAACCGCTCGCGACCGTGAACAAACACCTCTCGGTGGGTGAGGCCTTGGTCGAATCCATGTCCCGGCGGGGCTGGCCCGATGCCGCGCGCTGGGCGGCGCAGGCCGTCGAACCGGCCCCGACCCTTGTGGGCGGGTCCTGGGCTCGGGGAGGCGCCGATTTGGGTCCGACGGGGTCGAAGGGCGCCTGGGCCCGCATGGGCGTTGACGGAGGGACCGTCGCCGACGAGGTACCCGACGAGACTTTCCACTGGGATCCGGCGCTCGGCCGACCCGGAATGATGCCGTTGACCGTCGACCAGGCGGCCCTGTTGCAGGGTTTCCCACCCGAGTGGCGCATCGCCGGTCGCAAGACGGCTCGATATCGCCAGATCGGCCATGCCTCACCGCCTCCCGTGGGCCGCACTCTCGGTGCCGCCATCGCCTCCGCGCTGCGCGCCTGA
- a CDS encoding DUF1707 SHOCT-like domain-containing protein: protein MSDERPETPLPPLPETSPLPELRASDADRERVVDRLRDAVAEGRLDMDEFEERLDTAYRSRTYAELEPLTRDLPAPGATAPIAAAPVGPVGLTKAVPAGSEAAWPARIVGGGGAAGGPAMAVAVMSGFQRKGNWTVPARFHAVAFWGGGDIDLREANFAEREVVINCVAIMGGIQIIVPPGIEVDVRGIGVMGGFDQRDSPGPVEPGAPRVVVTGLAFWGGVEVKVKPPKQRAVSKRKPRKEL from the coding sequence GATGAGCGGCCTGAGACGCCGTTGCCGCCGTTGCCCGAGACGTCGCCGCTGCCCGAGCTGAGGGCCTCGGACGCCGACCGGGAGCGGGTGGTGGACCGGCTGCGGGACGCCGTCGCCGAGGGCCGGCTCGATATGGACGAGTTCGAGGAGAGGCTGGACACGGCCTACCGGTCCCGCACGTACGCGGAGCTCGAACCGTTGACCCGGGATCTGCCCGCGCCCGGCGCGACGGCCCCGATCGCGGCCGCCCCGGTGGGTCCGGTCGGGCTGACCAAGGCGGTGCCGGCGGGTTCGGAGGCCGCCTGGCCGGCCCGGATCGTGGGCGGGGGAGGGGCGGCGGGCGGCCCGGCCATGGCCGTGGCGGTCATGTCGGGCTTCCAGCGCAAGGGCAACTGGACCGTGCCCGCGCGGTTCCACGCGGTGGCGTTCTGGGGCGGCGGTGACATCGACCTGCGCGAGGCGAACTTCGCCGAGCGCGAGGTGGTGATCAACTGCGTCGCCATCATGGGCGGCATCCAGATCATCGTGCCGCCGGGCATCGAGGTCGATGTACGGGGTATCGGCGTGATGGGCGGCTTCGACCAGCGCGACAGCCCGGGCCCCGTCGAGCCGGGGGCTCCGCGGGTGGTCGTGACGGGCCTCGCCTTCTGGGGCGGGGTCGAGGTCAAGGTGAAGCCGCCGAAGCAGCGGGCGGTCTCGAAGCGGAAGCCGCGCAAGGAGCTGTAG